GCTGCTTGAAGGAACCAGGACGCAGCTGCTGGATACCCGTAAAACGCTACCCGGCCTGCGTACCGCGCTGAAATATGCGGTGCTCTGCGGCGGCGGAAGCAACCATCGTCTGGGTTTGTCCGATGCTTTCCTGATTAAGGAAAACCACATTATCGCCTCCGGCTCCATTCGCCAGGCGGTAGAAAAAGCGTTCTGGATGCACCCGGACGTGCCGGTGGAAGTGGAAGTCGAGTCGCTTGATGAACTGGATCAGGCGCTGAAGGCCGGAGCTGACATCATCATGCTGGACAACTTCACCGTCGAACAAATGCGCGAGGCCGTAGCGCTCACTCAGGGGAAAGCGCGTCTTGAAGTCTCAGGCAACGTAACTAAAGAGACGCTGAGAACCTTCGCTGACACCGGGGTGGACTACATCTCCGTTGGCGCCCTGACGAAACACGTGCGCGCGCTCGACCTGTCTATGCGTTTCCGCTGAAGATCCGAAGTCGCGGGCGCAGTTTTGCGCGCCCGCTTCCATTTATCGTGTTGATAAACCTCCTCGCGAAAACTAACGCGGAAGCCCTTTCCCAAATTCTGATTTACCCATTCGCTATCGCGTAACTCGTTCAGCAAAGTGTTGCTCTCTGAAAACAGGAGCAGCAAATGAACAAGCAAAAAGGCTTTACGCTAATCGAGCTCATGGTGGTGATCGGTATCATCGCGATCCTCAGCGCCATCGGCATTCCGGGGTATCAAAACTACCTCCGCAAAGCGGCATTGACCGATATGCTGCAAACCTTCCTGCCCTACCGTACCGCCGTCGAGCT
This region of Cedecea lapagei genomic DNA includes:
- the nadC gene encoding carboxylating nicotinate-nucleotide diphosphorylase; protein product: MPPRRYHPDRRREELLERIILDIPLAVAQALREDLGGKIDPNNDITAQLLPPESTSQAVVITRENGIFCGKRWVEEVFIQLGGEVTVTWHVEDGTEVTSNQPLFELSGPARVLLTGERTALNFVQTLSGVASEVHSYVALLEGTRTQLLDTRKTLPGLRTALKYAVLCGGGSNHRLGLSDAFLIKENHIIASGSIRQAVEKAFWMHPDVPVEVEVESLDELDQALKAGADIIMLDNFTVEQMREAVALTQGKARLEVSGNVTKETLRTFADTGVDYISVGALTKHVRALDLSMRFR